One Nostoc sp. UHCC 0302 DNA window includes the following coding sequences:
- a CDS encoding ABC transporter ATP-binding protein, with the protein MAQVLLENVYKSFPPRKGENIALQTQPSLNYGEKTDAAREQAGTVNVLRRINLTIPDGEFMVLVGPSGCGKSTLLRLIAGLETMTGGNIWVGDRLVNDLPPKERDIAMVFQNYALYPHMTVYDNIAFGLRRRGGGGGEGAGSRGQGELFNNLLVGLTRKLPKGLRYISDTERTVNEQVRSVAQLLQIETLLNRLPKQLSGGQRQRVALGRAIARNPQVFLMDEPLSNLDAKLRAETRAQIVKLQRHLGTTTIYVTHDQTEAMTMGDRIAIMSEGKIQQVAAPLELYNRPANRFVAEFIGSPPMNFIPVEFHAPLLITHSQFRFTLPEAWGSALQKYDRQTLILGIRPEHLSLSAPATKNLPVQVDTVENLGNDSFIAARLGEVGSEFARTGNYLQVRVPPDRLVSVGEQLWLSLTPDRIHFFDPETELAIFPQNLRLTHAP; encoded by the coding sequence GTGGCGCAAGTTCTTTTAGAAAACGTTTATAAAAGTTTTCCCCCGCGTAAAGGGGAAAATATTGCTTTACAAACCCAACCCTCACTCAATTATGGTGAGAAAACTGATGCAGCGCGAGAGCAAGCAGGAACTGTTAATGTCTTGCGGCGGATTAATCTCACGATCCCAGATGGGGAATTTATGGTGCTAGTGGGGCCTTCTGGCTGTGGTAAAAGCACGCTACTGCGCTTAATTGCTGGCTTGGAAACGATGACTGGTGGCAATATCTGGGTGGGCGATCGCTTGGTAAATGACTTACCCCCTAAAGAGAGAGACATCGCAATGGTGTTTCAAAATTACGCTCTCTATCCGCACATGACGGTGTACGACAACATCGCCTTTGGGTTACGCCGCCGTGGGGGAGGCGGGGGAGAGGGAGCAGGGAGCAGGGGGCAAGGGGAGCTGTTTAATAATCTCCTGGTGGGGCTGACAAGAAAGTTACCTAAAGGACTCCGTTATATCTCTGATACAGAGCGGACGGTGAATGAGCAGGTGCGTAGTGTTGCTCAATTGTTACAAATTGAAACGCTGCTGAATCGCTTACCTAAACAATTATCTGGCGGGCAAAGACAAAGAGTTGCATTAGGAAGAGCGATCGCACGCAATCCGCAGGTATTTTTAATGGATGAGCCGCTTTCTAATTTAGATGCCAAACTGAGGGCGGAAACCCGCGCTCAAATTGTCAAATTGCAACGGCATTTAGGGACAACGACAATTTACGTCACCCACGACCAAACAGAGGCAATGACAATGGGCGATCGCATCGCAATTATGTCTGAGGGTAAGATTCAGCAAGTTGCTGCGCCTTTAGAACTGTACAACCGTCCGGCTAATCGTTTTGTTGCAGAATTTATTGGCTCACCACCGATGAATTTTATTCCCGTGGAGTTTCATGCGCCACTGTTAATTACTCATTCCCAGTTCCGTTTCACACTACCAGAAGCCTGGGGAAGTGCATTGCAAAAATATGATCGGCAAACCCTAATTTTAGGTATTCGTCCAGAACACTTAAGCTTGAGTGCGCCAGCCACCAAAAATTTACCAGTGCAAGTGGACACGGTAGAGAACCTTGGTAACGATAGTTTTATTGCCGCCAGACTTGGCGAAGTTGGCTCGGAATTTGCCCGTACAGGTAATTACTTGCAAGTGCGAGTCCCACCAGACCGATTAGTAAGTGTTGGTGAGCAACTATGGTTATCGTTAACTCCAGATAGAATTCACTTTTTTGACCCTGAAACTGAGTTAGCGATCTTTCCTCAGAATTTGAGACTTACGCACGCACCTTAG
- a CDS encoding mannose-1-phosphate guanyltransferase — protein sequence MRAVLMAGGSGTRLRPLTCDLPKPMVPILNRPIAEHIINLLKRHQITEVIATLHYLPDVLRDYFQDGSDFGVQMTYAVEEDQPLGTAGCVKNIAELLDETFLVISGDSITDFDLTAAIEFHKEKQSKATLILTRVPNPIEFGVVITDEQTRIRRFLEKPSTSEIFSDTVNTGTYILEPEVLEYLPANIESDFSKDLFPLLLAKDEPMYGYIAEGYWCDVGHLDAYREAQYDALAGKVKLDFAYREVSTGLWVGQNTYIDPTAHIETPAVIGDNCRIGARVQIEDGTVIGDNVTIGADANLKRPIVWNGAIIGDEAHLSACVISRGTRVDRRAHVLEAAVVGSLSTVGEEAQISPGVRVWPSKKIESGAVLNINLIWGNTAQRNLFGQRGVQGLANIDITPEFAVKLGAAYGSTLKPGSKVTVSRDQRNISRMVTRSLIAGLMSVGVDIQNLDATAIPIARTVIPTMSVAGGIHVRVHPDRPDYILVEFMDAKGINISKALEKKIEGAYFKEDMRRALIHEIGDVAYPSQVIDRYCTAFEKLLHVATLSNSRAKIVIDYVYAVSGAVLPQMLDKFGADAVVLNASLNKNAVTTTDREGLLTQLGHVVEALQANFGVQVSANGEQLILVDESGFAIRGEMLTSLMVDMILTSNPRGTVVVPVHTSSGVEQIARRHDGKVIRTKANPTALMEACQKNVNVVLGGSGDFGFIFPQLHPGFDSMFCIAKIIEMLTIQERSLANARSELPRVIHKAHTVRCPWTAKGALMRYLVETHPAQNLELIDGVKICQPYDDSWLLVLPDASEPLVHLYANSNDRDWVDDTLRNYRTRVQSFVERQQEQHPAEV from the coding sequence ATGCGTGCAGTGCTGATGGCAGGTGGTTCAGGAACACGGCTTCGCCCGTTAACTTGCGATCTGCCCAAACCTATGGTTCCTATTTTAAATCGACCGATCGCGGAACACATTATCAATCTCCTTAAACGGCATCAAATTACAGAAGTTATTGCGACGTTACATTATTTACCTGATGTTTTGCGAGATTACTTCCAGGATGGCAGCGATTTTGGCGTACAGATGACTTACGCGGTTGAAGAAGACCAACCCCTTGGCACAGCAGGCTGTGTAAAAAACATAGCCGAACTCCTTGATGAAACTTTTTTAGTTATAAGCGGCGATAGCATAACAGATTTTGACCTGACAGCAGCAATTGAATTTCACAAAGAAAAACAATCAAAAGCCACTTTAATTTTGACCAGAGTACCTAACCCAATTGAGTTTGGGGTAGTGATTACCGATGAGCAAACACGGATTCGACGATTTTTAGAAAAACCTTCTACTAGCGAAATTTTTTCTGATACTGTTAACACCGGCACATACATTCTCGAACCAGAAGTTTTGGAATATCTGCCAGCTAATATCGAATCCGACTTTTCCAAAGACTTGTTCCCCTTACTCCTAGCAAAAGATGAGCCAATGTACGGTTACATTGCCGAAGGTTACTGGTGCGATGTTGGCCATTTAGATGCTTATCGCGAAGCTCAGTATGATGCGTTAGCTGGTAAGGTAAAACTTGATTTTGCCTACAGAGAAGTTTCAACAGGTTTGTGGGTGGGTCAAAATACTTATATTGATCCAACAGCACATATTGAAACCCCAGCTGTAATTGGCGATAATTGCCGTATCGGGGCAAGAGTACAGATTGAGGATGGAACTGTAATTGGGGATAATGTCACCATTGGGGCTGATGCTAATCTTAAACGTCCAATTGTCTGGAATGGGGCAATTATCGGAGATGAAGCACATCTAAGCGCTTGTGTAATTTCTCGTGGTACTCGTGTAGACCGTCGCGCTCATGTGTTAGAAGCTGCTGTAGTGGGTTCGCTTTCTACGGTGGGTGAAGAAGCCCAAATTAGCCCTGGCGTACGTGTTTGGCCTAGTAAAAAGATTGAATCAGGTGCAGTTTTAAACATTAACTTGATTTGGGGTAACACAGCTCAACGCAATTTATTTGGGCAACGTGGTGTACAAGGATTAGCAAATATCGACATCACCCCAGAGTTTGCTGTGAAGTTAGGAGCCGCTTACGGTTCTACCTTGAAACCCGGCTCTAAGGTAACGGTTTCTCGTGACCAGCGTAATATCTCTCGCATGGTCACTAGGTCGTTAATTGCTGGCTTGATGTCAGTTGGTGTTGATATTCAAAATCTGGATGCCACAGCTATTCCCATCGCTCGTACAGTTATACCTACAATGTCAGTTGCTGGCGGTATCCATGTACGGGTACACCCCGATCGCCCTGATTACATCCTCGTTGAATTTATGGATGCCAAGGGCATTAATATTTCCAAAGCACTGGAAAAGAAAATTGAGGGGGCATACTTTAAAGAAGATATGCGACGGGCGCTAATTCATGAAATTGGTGATGTGGCATACCCAAGCCAAGTCATTGACCGCTACTGCACCGCTTTTGAGAAGCTGTTACACGTTGCTACTCTCAGTAACAGTCGGGCAAAAATAGTGATTGACTATGTTTATGCTGTATCTGGGGCAGTATTGCCGCAAATGTTAGATAAATTTGGTGCTGATGCGGTAGTTTTGAACGCCAGCCTGAATAAAAACGCTGTGACAACGACTGACCGAGAAGGGCTACTGACTCAATTAGGTCATGTAGTTGAGGCGTTGCAAGCTAACTTTGGCGTTCAGGTATCAGCTAATGGGGAACAGTTGATTTTAGTTGATGAATCTGGCTTCGCGATTCGTGGGGAAATGTTAACGTCTCTAATGGTGGACATGATACTAACATCTAACCCCAGAGGAACGGTAGTTGTACCAGTTCATACTTCTAGCGGCGTGGAACAAATTGCCCGCCGCCACGATGGTAAGGTGATTCGCACCAAAGCCAACCCGACAGCATTGATGGAGGCTTGCCAGAAAAATGTGAATGTGGTGTTAGGAGGTAGTGGGGACTTTGGTTTTATTTTCCCGCAACTGCATCCGGGATTTGATTCCATGTTCTGCATTGCCAAAATAATTGAGATGTTGACCATACAAGAGCGATCGCTTGCTAATGCCCGCTCAGAATTGCCCCGTGTAATTCACAAAGCGCATACAGTCCGCTGTCCTTGGACAGCCAAAGGAGCGTTGATGCGTTATTTGGTGGAAACTCACCCAGCCCAAAACCTTGAGTTAATCGATGGAGTAAAAATTTGTCAGCCCTACGATGACAGTTGGCTGTTAGTTTTACCAGATGCCAGCGAGCCACTTGTACATTTATATGCAAATAGTAATGACCGCGATTGGGTAGATGATACCTTAAGAAACTACCGCACCCGCGTTCAGTCTTTTGTCGAAAGACAACAAGAACAGCACCCTGCTGAAGTGTAA
- a CDS encoding Uma2 family endonuclease, whose product MTAKVEHGFNKSERIPPLESGDRLTRYEFERRYTAMPYLKKAELIEGVVYVASPVRSRSHAQPHAAIMGWLSAYWVAKPGVDLNDNATVRLDLDNEPQPDALLRLEESVGGQSHLSEDDYIQGAPELVVEIAASSATKDLYDKKRVYRRNGVQEYIVWQVINQKLDWFCWQDGDYISLTADNNGVIQSQVFPGLWLDVTALLTLKMTQVLAVLQAGLNSAEHTAFIQLLAEKINNSGQ is encoded by the coding sequence ATGACAGCAAAGGTAGAACACGGCTTTAACAAAAGCGAACGCATCCCTCCATTAGAAAGTGGCGATCGCCTGACGCGCTACGAATTCGAGCGTCGTTATACAGCCATGCCATATCTTAAGAAAGCAGAACTTATAGAAGGAGTTGTTTACGTGGCGTCCCCCGTCCGTTCTAGAAGTCATGCTCAGCCTCATGCTGCGATTATGGGTTGGCTGTCTGCCTATTGGGTGGCTAAACCTGGCGTTGACTTGAATGATAATGCCACTGTCCGCCTAGATTTGGATAACGAGCCACAACCTGATGCTCTACTAAGATTAGAAGAATCAGTAGGAGGACAGTCTCACCTCAGTGAAGATGATTATATTCAAGGTGCGCCCGAATTAGTCGTCGAGATTGCCGCAAGTAGTGCAACTAAAGATTTGTACGATAAGAAACGAGTTTACCGTCGGAATGGGGTACAAGAATATATTGTTTGGCAGGTTATAAACCAGAAATTAGACTGGTTTTGCTGGCAAGATGGCGACTACATTTCATTGACAGCAGACAATAACGGTGTCATTCAAAGTCAAGTATTTCCGGGTTTGTGGCTAGACGTGACCGCATTGCTAACGCTAAAGATGACGCAGGTGTTGGCAGTGTTGCAAGCTGGGTTGAATTCAGCCGAACACACAGCTTTTATACAGCTTTTGGCAGAGAAGATAAACAATAGTGGTCAGTAG